One genomic region from Candidatus Bathyarchaeia archaeon encodes:
- a CDS encoding beta-propeller domain-containing protein: MLREVKRRAVTYGLAAVLVALMLGALCSNLGVQPTEIQNQPFPQPTPQPSPQPSPEPTPEPTPQPSSQFLKTFSSYQELLNFLMENAKVGVYPFYGPEDIRILAMRPTPVYSEVEYSTTNVQVAGVDEADIVKSDGEYMYVIASNNIYILKAYPPEEAALISKITFENSTYPAGLFISSNGNRLVVLGSKYGFQPWTYYYRSCYIVDGKAFIHVYDISNKTNPILVKDFTMSGHYFNSRTIGEYVYAVISQPVYIIYGDVILPKIYLKDGIREIEATKIYYSNVSEEYYTFTTIIALNMMNETEEPNALTLMMGGTSNLYVSLNNIYITFHSFDWQTTIYRIRIENRTMNWEATGTVPGHESNQFSMDEYDGYFRITTARWVNGIRTNDLYILDMNLTIVGNLTDIVPGENLDSTRFIGNRCYLTTSVWRKDPFFVIDVENPREPKFLGKLDIPGFTRYLHPYDENHLIGVGIDENSKVQILMFNVSDVSKPFVTSNFTVPGGSSNTPLLWEHKAFLFDKAKELLVIPVFIYDYSWQGVYILDTSEYKFTLRGNVTHLDAGANGWNYAYQIERALYIEDMLYTVSDKKLKINWLEDLSPIREIVFP; this comes from the coding sequence TTGTTAAGGGAAGTTAAGAGACGAGCGGTGACTTATGGATTAGCGGCTGTTCTTGTCGCTTTAATGCTTGGGGCTCTGTGCTCCAACCTTGGAGTGCAACCAACGGAAATCCAGAATCAACCTTTTCCACAACCAACCCCGCAGCCATCCCCCCAACCATCTCCTGAACCTACACCAGAGCCAACACCTCAGCCCTCATCGCAATTTCTGAAAACCTTCTCATCGTACCAGGAGCTTCTAAACTTTCTAATGGAAAACGCAAAGGTTGGAGTTTACCCATTTTATGGACCAGAAGACATTAGAATATTAGCAATGCGTCCAACACCTGTTTACAGCGAAGTTGAATATTCAACTACAAATGTCCAAGTGGCAGGGGTCGACGAAGCAGATATCGTAAAAAGCGATGGCGAATACATGTACGTAATAGCTAGCAACAACATCTACATTTTAAAGGCTTACCCACCAGAAGAAGCTGCTTTAATATCAAAAATAACATTTGAAAACAGTACATATCCTGCGGGATTATTTATAAGCTCTAATGGCAATAGACTGGTGGTTCTTGGAAGCAAATACGGTTTTCAGCCATGGACCTATTATTACAGAAGTTGTTATATTGTTGATGGCAAAGCGTTCATCCACGTTTATGACATCTCGAACAAAACGAATCCTATCTTAGTGAAAGATTTTACAATGAGCGGGCACTATTTTAACTCAAGAACGATTGGCGAATACGTTTATGCTGTTATCAGCCAACCAGTCTACATAATCTATGGCGACGTTATTCTTCCAAAAATTTACTTGAAGGATGGCATCAGAGAGATTGAAGCTACAAAAATATATTATTCAAACGTGTCCGAGGAATACTACACCTTTACAACAATCATCGCTTTAAACATGATGAATGAAACCGAGGAGCCAAACGCTTTAACCCTAATGATGGGGGGAACAAGCAACCTATACGTCTCGTTAAATAACATTTACATAACATTCCACAGCTTCGATTGGCAAACAACAATCTACAGAATAAGGATAGAAAATAGAACCATGAACTGGGAAGCAACTGGAACGGTGCCAGGTCATGAATCCAACCAATTTTCCATGGATGAATATGACGGTTACTTTAGAATTACAACGGCACGGTGGGTGAACGGGATACGGACAAATGACCTATACATATTAGATATGAATCTGACCATTGTTGGAAACCTTACGGATATAGTGCCTGGCGAAAACTTAGACTCAACAAGGTTTATTGGAAATCGTTGCTACCTTACAACATCAGTTTGGCGGAAAGACCCATTCTTTGTGATAGATGTTGAAAACCCTAGAGAACCAAAGTTTTTGGGCAAACTGGACATCCCAGGGTTTACAAGATACTTGCACCCATACGACGAGAACCACCTAATAGGCGTCGGCATAGATGAAAACAGCAAAGTGCAGATACTCATGTTTAATGTAAGTGATGTTAGCAAACCATTTGTGACAAGTAACTTCACAGTTCCTGGAGGAAGTTCAAACACGCCATTGTTGTGGGAGCATAAGGCGTTTCTCTTTGATAAAGCAAAAGAGTTGCTAGTTATACCAGTTTTCATATACGACTATTCGTGGCAAGGGGTCTACATACTTGACACATCAGAATACAAATTTACATTAAGAGGAAATGTCACCCACTTGGACGCAGGTGCCAACGGTTGGAATTATGCCTACCAAATAGAAAGGGCATTATACATTGAAGACATGCTTTACACAGTGTCTGACAAGAAACTAAAGATAAACTGGTTGGAAGACCTTTCGCCAATAAGAGAAATCGTCTTCCCCTAA
- a CDS encoding helix-turn-helix domain-containing protein — protein sequence MNVEDEGKLEYALRGKAWKVYWLLLKNGRPMSVREVQKALHFSSPSVAQHHLEQLREMGLVQKQEVGSHYYLVGEVKIGVLRHFVKLGRLLFPRYLFYAVFSTTFYLTYLILSMSNFSRESLFLIVFGAIVTAIFWYETIRVWSLKPF from the coding sequence TTGAATGTTGAAGATGAGGGCAAACTAGAATATGCTCTTCGCGGAAAGGCGTGGAAGGTTTACTGGCTACTATTGAAGAATGGGCGACCAATGAGCGTGCGGGAAGTACAAAAAGCCTTACACTTTAGCAGTCCAAGCGTGGCGCAACACCATTTGGAACAGCTCCGCGAAATGGGCTTGGTTCAGAAACAGGAGGTGGGCAGCCACTATTATCTTGTTGGCGAAGTTAAAATCGGTGTGCTCCGCCACTTTGTTAAGTTAGGTAGACTTCTCTTCCCAAGATACTTGTTTTATGCAGTTTTCTCCACAACTTTCTATTTGACCTACCTCATACTTTCTATGTCTAATTTTTCAAGGGAAAGCTTATTCCTCATAGTTTTCGGGGCTATTGTCACGGCAATATTTTGGTATGAAACTATACGCGTATGGTCGTTGAAGCCGTTCTAA
- a CDS encoding geranylgeranylglycerol-phosphate geranylgeranyltransferase, whose amino-acid sequence MSKIAGFVRLMRPINCFMMGFAVLVGAAIANSKALASSSLIYGFFTGFLLTAAAMAINDYYDREIDAINEPSRPIPSGIIKPDEALVFAFSLSVLGLTAAALTCAATMSIHCFLTALIFWLISVAYATVGKRTGLLGNFLVSACVSAPFIYGSLAVTNTIELNILIFVFMVFLSNTGREITKGIVDVEGDKMRNVKTLAVRFGPRKAAIIAAVFYLVAVALTPLPPILSLVTFLFIPLVALTDAGLVASSIMLLMDYSRENARKVKNQVLAWFLMGLVAFVVGSLR is encoded by the coding sequence ATGAGTAAAATTGCTGGCTTCGTGCGTTTAATGCGCCCCATAAACTGCTTTATGATGGGTTTTGCAGTCTTGGTTGGAGCTGCAATTGCCAATTCAAAGGCGCTGGCGTCAAGCAGCCTCATTTATGGGTTTTTTACTGGTTTTCTGTTAACAGCTGCAGCTATGGCTATCAACGACTACTATGATAGGGAAATAGACGCCATAAACGAACCTTCCAGGCCTATCCCGAGCGGCATCATCAAACCAGATGAGGCTCTGGTTTTCGCCTTTTCACTTTCGGTGTTGGGTTTGACAGCCGCCGCCCTCACATGCGCTGCTACAATGTCTATCCACTGTTTTTTAACAGCCTTAATTTTTTGGCTCATTTCAGTGGCATACGCCACGGTTGGAAAACGGACGGGCCTTTTAGGAAACTTTTTAGTCAGCGCTTGTGTTTCAGCTCCCTTTATTTATGGAAGCCTAGCGGTAACCAACACTATTGAGCTAAACATTTTGATTTTTGTCTTTATGGTTTTCCTCTCGAACACTGGAAGAGAAATAACCAAAGGAATTGTGGATGTTGAGGGCGACAAAATGCGGAACGTTAAAACTCTAGCTGTACGTTTTGGACCGCGAAAAGCTGCAATAATAGCCGCAGTTTTTTATCTGGTTGCGGTGGCACTAACTCCACTACCGCCAATATTAAGCCTCGTCACATTTTTGTTTATCCCGTTGGTGGCTTTAACGGATGCGGGTTTGGTGGCATCCTCAATAATGCTTTTAATGGATTATTCAAGGGAAAATGCTAGAAAAGTGAAAAACCAGGTTTTGGCGTGGTTTCTTATGGGGCTAGTAGCCTTTGTTGTGGGAAGCCTACGTTAA
- a CDS encoding NDP-sugar synthase, producing MRLLRHNYEPERLRVIIPVGGKATRLLPLTAETSKACIRLLNRPLIEFSLLSLARQGIRNFIFGVKGYTNYRDLHDYFESGYGFSARYGIKPRVHIKYQPNIDDLGSADSARINIEYYNVRDPVFAVQGDNIFDVNLKELIEFHREKEAVITIALREVENVEGYGIADIDKDMRIRKFVEKPTPKEAPSNLANTGLYMVSPEIRKIFKEKGVKKLMKERKRLDFGYDFIPYVIETGRPVYGYVLKGSWYDVGTPKRYLEAMRDMLKGRFSSLTDFGGRIDEKTRVWVQGESPESVRRRKKIIRKIKEGKIEVEGSVLIGRHCEIGDGVRIANSCIDNYTKIENGVTIENSAIMDRVIIEAKSEIKDSIVGRHVTIHSNARKPTKISETSVIADDVTIAEGCILKATKIYPHQYVKGEFANQTIMPG from the coding sequence GTGAGGCTTTTGCGCCACAACTATGAACCAGAAAGACTAAGGGTAATAATCCCGGTGGGAGGCAAAGCCACTAGACTCCTGCCCCTAACAGCTGAGACTAGCAAGGCGTGCATCCGCCTACTAAACAGGCCCTTAATAGAGTTTTCGCTATTGTCCCTTGCCCGTCAAGGCATAAGAAACTTCATTTTCGGTGTTAAAGGCTACACAAATTATAGGGATTTACATGACTACTTCGAGTCTGGTTATGGCTTCTCAGCCCGTTATGGCATAAAACCCCGCGTACACATCAAATACCAACCAAACATAGACGATTTAGGAAGCGCCGACTCGGCAAGAATAAACATAGAATACTATAACGTTAGGGACCCCGTGTTTGCAGTGCAAGGAGATAACATATTTGACGTCAATTTAAAGGAGCTCATCGAATTTCACCGTGAAAAAGAAGCCGTCATAACAATAGCACTTCGCGAAGTTGAAAACGTCGAGGGTTATGGAATAGCCGACATAGACAAAGACATGAGAATTCGCAAGTTTGTGGAAAAGCCAACGCCGAAAGAGGCGCCGTCAAATTTGGCTAACACTGGCTTGTACATGGTTTCCCCTGAAATAAGAAAGATCTTCAAAGAAAAGGGTGTTAAAAAGCTGATGAAGGAGCGGAAACGCTTGGACTTCGGTTACGATTTTATTCCGTACGTGATTGAAACTGGCAGACCGGTTTATGGTTATGTTCTGAAAGGAAGCTGGTATGATGTTGGCACTCCAAAACGCTATTTGGAAGCCATGAGGGACATGCTTAAAGGACGCTTCTCTTCGCTTACGGATTTTGGCGGGAGAATAGACGAAAAGACAAGGGTTTGGGTTCAAGGTGAAAGCCCGGAATCCGTAAGGCGTAGAAAGAAAATCATAAGGAAAATTAAAGAAGGTAAAATCGAAGTTGAAGGTTCAGTTTTGATCGGAAGACACTGTGAGATAGGCGACGGGGTTCGCATTGCAAACTCGTGCATCGACAACTACACTAAAATAGAGAACGGTGTAACCATAGAAAACTCAGCTATAATGGATAGAGTCATAATAGAAGCAAAATCCGAAATAAAAGACAGCATCGTAGGGAGACATGTGACGATACACTCCAATGCAAGGAAGCCAACAAAGATAAGCGAGACATCAGTGATAGCCGACGACGTCACAATAGCAGAGGGGTGTATTCTCAAAGCGACAAAGATTTATCCCCACCAATACGTTAAAGGTGAGTTTGCAAATCAGACAATAATGCCGGGTTAA
- a CDS encoding thioredoxin family protein — protein MKIDLEEIKLRAMPVNRYIVSISEPFRAKFLERKETYKLNWEVIGKLKHIVDNVMVVAFSAEWCKDCAANIPVLALISEATGLEVRIFGGLKRDPLNPSRKWSIPPSPSEVEKFHVDKIPLILVFNKEGVELGKIVENPGEGLTLEEEILQIILKRVGKA, from the coding sequence ATGAAAATTGATTTGGAAGAAATCAAACTAAGAGCGATGCCCGTAAACCGGTATATCGTAAGCATTAGCGAACCCTTCCGTGCAAAGTTTCTTGAACGTAAAGAAACATATAAGTTAAACTGGGAGGTAATTGGTAAATTAAAGCATATTGTAGACAACGTTATGGTGGTTGCTTTTTCCGCTGAATGGTGCAAAGATTGCGCCGCAAACATCCCGGTATTGGCATTAATTTCAGAAGCCACAGGATTAGAGGTGAGAATTTTCGGAGGGTTGAAGAGGGATCCTTTAAATCCTAGCCGAAAGTGGAGCATTCCACCATCGCCATCGGAAGTTGAGAAATTTCATGTAGACAAAATCCCCTTAATTCTTGTTTTTAACAAGGAAGGCGTAGAATTGGGGAAAATAGTTGAGAATCCGGGAGAAGGATTAACTCTAGAAGAAGAAATTCTTCAAATAATTCTGAAAAGGGTTGGTAAAGCGTAG
- the endA gene encoding tRNA-intron lyase, with protein sequence MPRKIPVEFIENFLVVWNPSDGSELFKMGFYGKPLGIPKPKIPEFNVPLILDLMEGLYLAEKGIITVYESTEKTRVSLKKLRQKARTLYEEFDEKYAVYRDLRDSGMVVTPGIKFGCDFAVYKHGPGLEHAPYMVSVKKASSELTATEIVKAGRLATTVRKRFIIAVPDMEKGKIRYLIFKWFKA encoded by the coding sequence ATGCCGAGAAAAATACCGGTAGAGTTTATCGAAAACTTTCTTGTGGTTTGGAACCCCAGCGATGGCTCCGAACTCTTCAAAATGGGGTTTTACGGCAAACCGCTCGGAATACCGAAACCGAAAATTCCAGAGTTTAATGTTCCCTTAATTCTGGATTTGATGGAGGGCTTATACCTTGCCGAAAAGGGGATAATAACAGTTTATGAAAGTACGGAAAAAACCCGTGTAAGCCTCAAAAAACTGCGGCAGAAAGCTAGAACATTATATGAAGAGTTTGACGAGAAATATGCGGTTTACCGTGACCTGCGAGATAGCGGAATGGTTGTTACACCCGGAATAAAGTTTGGATGTGACTTTGCCGTTTACAAGCATGGTCCAGGATTGGAACACGCACCCTACATGGTTTCAGTTAAGAAGGCTTCATCTGAATTAACAGCCACAGAAATAGTTAAGGCAGGAAGATTAGCGACAACTGTACGGAAAAGGTTCATAATCGCGGTGCCAGACATGGAAAAGGGGAAAATAAGGTACCTAATATTCAAATGGTTCAAGGCATAG
- a CDS encoding DUF47 family protein, producing MLEKAQRGFAAGRNLVLPAETEERVKRRALSVCQEHLRKVLDLTRKVPQMIECFIKNDKARAKQIYNEIRMGEEDVDNARRLVSRELAEIGAILLSREDFLRFTNLAGEIADFSEGIAFRILEIMEHNWNVPTEIKKDLLKLSEASLETVLKLRETMMVLAFGSEKAMEKASEVESAERVVDELYRTLEIKLLNSKLEIPALILLRDILQLLEDAADKAEDAADAARVLSFIM from the coding sequence GTGCTGGAAAAGGCGCAACGTGGTTTTGCGGCGGGAAGAAACTTGGTGCTTCCAGCAGAAACGGAGGAACGCGTTAAACGCAGAGCATTAAGCGTTTGCCAAGAACACCTAAGGAAGGTGCTAGATTTAACACGGAAAGTTCCCCAGATGATTGAATGCTTCATAAAAAATGACAAGGCAAGGGCGAAGCAAATCTACAACGAGATTAGAATGGGTGAGGAGGACGTTGACAATGCTAGACGCCTAGTTTCCCGTGAACTCGCGGAAATAGGCGCCATACTCCTAAGCCGCGAAGACTTCTTGAGATTCACGAACTTGGCTGGGGAAATTGCCGATTTCTCTGAAGGAATAGCCTTCCGCATTCTCGAGATAATGGAGCACAATTGGAACGTGCCAACAGAAATAAAAAAGGACCTTTTGAAGCTTTCAGAAGCCTCTTTAGAAACAGTGCTCAAGCTTAGGGAGACAATGATGGTTTTAGCATTTGGTTCAGAGAAAGCCATGGAAAAAGCCAGCGAAGTTGAGTCTGCCGAACGTGTTGTCGATGAGCTTTATCGAACTCTTGAAATAAAACTGCTAAACAGCAAGCTGGAAATCCCAGCACTCATACTTTTAAGGGACATTCTACAACTTTTGGAGGACGCCGCTGACAAGGCTGAGGACGCCGCTGACGCCGCAAGGGTCTTATCCTTCATAATGTGA
- the glyS gene encoding glycine--tRNA ligase — MKSKAPDKFTIINELARRRGFFWQSYEIYGGVSGFVTYGFLGTKLKQNIENKLREIFVNKLGIMEIEAPIIAPSRVFEASGHVDHFKEPMVECLKCKRRFRADHLLQETAKLSEAEVEKLSLEELKEAIEKHDVRCPECGGEFDEPKHFLTMFKTTIGPYSEAVGYGRPEAAQGIFVEFRRLYEMAREKLPFGVMQIGHALRNEISPRQGLIRLREFTIVDIEFFFDPADPNCFLLEEVGDETLRLVLAESKLRGSEEIVEVTVKEALKKGYIKVPWQAAFMALAKRLLMELGVPAENQRFIEKLPWERAHYSLQSFDQEVYVDRWGWIEVSGHAYRTDYDLRQHMQFSGADTRVFKEYEKPMVKEGKIVKPLMTKLGPVFKEESQKIAEMLSEADPEEVEAAFKAKGFFMLGKYKILPEHIEIATCKVEERGRRFIPHVVEPSFGSDRLVYVTLEYAYRVKDDRVVLSFPRDIAPIQVGVYPLVSKDGLPEKALQVYKMLVNEGFSVEYDEAGSIGRRYARADEVGIPLGITIDYETLKDNTVTIRDRDTWRQVRTHVGALPELLHKYFRKKIEFDDLGTLVKE, encoded by the coding sequence TTGAAAAGCAAAGCACCGGACAAGTTCACAATAATCAACGAATTAGCCCGCCGAAGAGGCTTCTTCTGGCAATCCTACGAAATATACGGAGGTGTGAGCGGTTTTGTAACTTACGGCTTTTTAGGCACGAAACTAAAACAGAATATTGAAAACAAGCTTAGGGAAATCTTCGTTAACAAGCTTGGAATAATGGAAATCGAAGCCCCAATCATTGCGCCAAGCAGGGTTTTTGAAGCTTCAGGCCACGTTGACCACTTCAAAGAGCCCATGGTTGAGTGCCTAAAATGTAAGAGGCGTTTCCGGGCAGACCACCTACTCCAAGAAACAGCGAAGCTAAGCGAGGCAGAAGTCGAAAAACTAAGCCTAGAAGAGTTGAAGGAAGCCATCGAAAAACATGATGTACGCTGCCCAGAATGTGGAGGCGAATTTGACGAACCAAAACATTTCCTAACAATGTTTAAAACAACAATAGGCCCTTATTCTGAGGCTGTTGGTTATGGCCGTCCAGAGGCTGCTCAAGGCATATTCGTTGAGTTTAGGCGTTTATATGAAATGGCGCGGGAAAAGCTGCCCTTTGGTGTAATGCAAATTGGCCACGCTTTAAGGAATGAAATTTCGCCGAGGCAGGGTTTGATAAGGCTCAGGGAATTCACAATAGTGGATATAGAGTTCTTCTTTGATCCAGCAGACCCGAACTGTTTCCTATTGGAAGAGGTGGGAGACGAGACTTTAAGGCTTGTTCTGGCTGAAAGCAAGCTCCGCGGCTCTGAAGAAATAGTGGAAGTTACGGTTAAAGAGGCGCTTAAGAAAGGCTACATCAAGGTTCCTTGGCAAGCGGCTTTCATGGCGTTAGCAAAAAGGCTACTTATGGAGCTGGGCGTTCCAGCTGAAAACCAAAGGTTTATTGAGAAATTGCCATGGGAGCGGGCGCACTATTCTCTCCAAAGTTTTGACCAAGAAGTCTACGTTGACCGCTGGGGATGGATTGAAGTTTCTGGGCATGCTTACAGAACGGATTATGATTTAAGGCAACACATGCAGTTCAGCGGAGCAGACACCAGAGTGTTTAAAGAGTATGAAAAGCCGATGGTAAAAGAGGGAAAGATCGTTAAGCCTTTAATGACGAAGCTTGGACCTGTGTTTAAAGAAGAATCCCAAAAGATCGCTGAAATGCTTTCTGAGGCTGATCCCGAAGAGGTTGAAGCCGCGTTTAAAGCAAAGGGCTTTTTCATGCTTGGAAAGTACAAAATTTTGCCCGAACACATTGAAATTGCAACATGCAAGGTTGAGGAGAGAGGGAGACGTTTCATACCACATGTTGTGGAGCCAAGTTTCGGTTCGGATAGACTTGTTTATGTGACCCTTGAGTATGCCTACCGTGTAAAAGATGATAGGGTGGTGTTAAGTTTTCCAAGGGACATAGCTCCAATACAAGTTGGAGTTTACCCACTGGTAAGTAAGGACGGCTTGCCGGAAAAGGCACTGCAAGTTTACAAAATGCTGGTTAATGAGGGCTTTTCAGTGGAGTATGATGAGGCGGGTTCCATTGGAAGACGTTATGCAAGGGCAGATGAGGTGGGCATACCGCTTGGAATAACCATTGACTATGAAACGCTTAAAGATAACACTGTCACCATTCGAGATCGCGACACTTGGAGGCAGGTTAGGACCCACGTAGGCGCTCTACCAGAGCTTTTGCACAAGTACTTCCGCAAAAAAATCGAGTTTGACGATTTGGGCACACTTGTTAAGGAGTAG
- a CDS encoding inositol-3-phosphate synthase encodes MPEIKVAVVGVGNCASALVQGLHYYKNFDSDDKCVGLRNLFLGGFHPKDIQIVAAFDIDKRKVGLDLSEAIFAPPNSAPKIVDVPPSGVIVQRGPVLDGVGVYTKEVIQISDTKEASVVDVLRESEAEIVLNLLPSGAVKASEWYASQSLEAGCAFINATPAFIASNSSWARRFEEAGLPLVGDDLVDQIGATTLHKTLLRLLSRHGVRITETYQLDVGGGTESLDTLDRTRELKRSVKTETVKAALPYEAEVVAGSTDYVDFLQNRRDSYFWIRGLYFCGAPMQLDMRLSTVDAPNAGSVLLDVIRAVKIALNRKLKGAILPICVYAFKHPPQLLSLEIAEKMFEEFIAQRL; translated from the coding sequence TTGCCGGAAATAAAAGTAGCGGTTGTTGGTGTTGGAAACTGCGCATCTGCCCTGGTGCAAGGCTTGCACTACTACAAGAACTTCGATAGCGATGATAAATGTGTAGGTTTACGTAACCTTTTCTTGGGAGGCTTTCACCCAAAAGATATTCAAATAGTTGCAGCTTTCGACATTGACAAAAGAAAGGTTGGACTAGATCTTTCAGAAGCTATCTTTGCCCCGCCAAATAGTGCCCCCAAAATTGTGGATGTTCCACCTTCCGGCGTGATAGTCCAGAGGGGACCAGTGCTAGACGGCGTAGGCGTATACACAAAAGAAGTCATCCAAATAAGCGATACGAAAGAAGCCAGTGTTGTAGATGTGCTGAGAGAAAGTGAGGCGGAAATTGTGCTTAATTTGCTTCCAAGCGGAGCTGTGAAGGCTTCTGAATGGTATGCAAGTCAATCCCTGGAGGCTGGATGCGCCTTTATAAACGCTACACCCGCTTTCATAGCAAGTAATTCATCTTGGGCAAGGCGTTTTGAAGAAGCTGGGCTGCCCCTAGTCGGCGACGACCTCGTAGACCAGATTGGCGCCACAACATTACATAAGACATTGCTTCGTCTTCTTTCCAGGCATGGTGTACGCATAACTGAAACTTATCAACTTGACGTTGGCGGGGGAACAGAATCCCTTGACACACTGGACAGAACACGTGAACTGAAAAGGTCCGTTAAAACCGAAACTGTTAAGGCGGCGCTGCCATATGAGGCGGAGGTGGTTGCGGGCTCAACAGACTATGTCGACTTTCTACAGAATAGACGCGACAGCTATTTCTGGATTAGGGGGCTGTACTTCTGCGGGGCGCCCATGCAATTAGATATGCGTCTCTCAACTGTGGACGCGCCGAATGCCGGCTCAGTGCTATTAGACGTTATAAGAGCTGTTAAAATCGCATTAAATCGAAAATTAAAGGGAGCTATTCTTCCCATTTGTGTGTACGCTTTTAAGCATCCGCCACAACTGCTATCTTTGGAAATTGCTGAGAAGATGTTTGAGGAGTTTATCGCCCAAAGACTTTAG
- a CDS encoding bifunctional phosphoglucose/phosphomannose isomerase, whose amino-acid sequence MPKTSILDNPDKIRGIDRSGMLSFCVDAAKYYENAVQVAEKVVINYPKPKSIIVAGMGGSAIGGELLKDWTNDTLTIPVEVCREYTLPAYAGKTTLTFIVSYSGETEEALSVFLNAIKRNCMIVCISSGGILLNFAEKLKIPGVRVPEGIPPRAALPYLFIPKLIILENLGLITKVRDEISEAISMLRQVCGENAPEKPLKENFSKKLATDVYGTVPVVYGFGFYRSVAQRFKQQFNENSKIPSKWEVFPELNHNEVVGWEKAEKLADYFSAIIIRDKSEPEPVKCRIEATKELLGGKVKRLCEVWSKGEGRLAKMLSTTIIGDFTSVYLSILRGVDPTPVETISTLKGKIAKTGLKDRIVGELQNLVKKRG is encoded by the coding sequence ATGCCGAAAACATCAATTCTGGACAACCCAGACAAAATTAGAGGAATAGACAGAAGCGGCATGCTCTCCTTTTGCGTTGACGCCGCAAAATATTATGAAAATGCTGTTCAAGTAGCCGAAAAAGTTGTGATTAATTATCCAAAACCAAAATCGATAATTGTCGCCGGCATGGGTGGCTCAGCGATAGGCGGGGAACTTCTAAAAGACTGGACAAACGACACATTGACAATTCCAGTGGAGGTTTGCAGGGAGTACACGCTGCCAGCCTACGCTGGCAAGACTACTTTAACGTTTATTGTAAGCTATTCTGGAGAAACCGAAGAGGCTCTTAGCGTTTTTCTTAATGCAATAAAGCGGAATTGCATGATAGTCTGCATAAGCTCTGGAGGCATCCTCCTAAATTTTGCAGAAAAACTGAAAATTCCAGGCGTCCGCGTTCCAGAAGGAATCCCACCAAGGGCAGCTCTCCCATACCTTTTCATCCCGAAGCTGATAATTCTGGAGAATCTTGGCTTAATTACAAAAGTTAGAGATGAAATCTCTGAAGCTATTTCGATGTTAAGGCAAGTTTGTGGCGAAAATGCGCCGGAAAAGCCATTGAAAGAAAATTTTTCCAAAAAACTTGCCACCGACGTTTATGGAACAGTCCCTGTTGTCTATGGTTTCGGATTTTACCGTTCAGTTGCACAACGCTTTAAGCAACAATTTAATGAGAACAGCAAAATTCCATCCAAGTGGGAGGTTTTCCCAGAGCTAAACCACAATGAGGTTGTCGGTTGGGAGAAAGCTGAAAAACTAGCTGACTATTTTTCAGCCATAATTATACGAGATAAAAGCGAGCCAGAGCCAGTCAAGTGTAGAATAGAGGCAACAAAGGAATTGCTAGGCGGCAAGGTGAAGAGACTCTGTGAAGTCTGGAGCAAGGGTGAAGGGAGATTAGCAAAAATGTTGTCCACAACCATTATTGGAGACTTTACGAGTGTTTATCTTTCGATTCTGCGAGGTGTTGATCCGACACCAGTAGAGACCATCTCCACCTTAAAGGGCAAAATTGCTAAGACAGGGCTGAAAGATAGGATAGTTGGCGAACTGCAAAACCTTGTTAAGAAAAGAGGTTAA